A genomic region of Leptolyngbya sp. NIES-2104 contains the following coding sequences:
- a CDS encoding bifunctional serine/threonine-protein kinase/ABC transporter substrate-binding protein has product MLGRLLDARYKIIQALGSGGFGQTYIAEDTRRPGNPRCVLKHLSFACQDEAILRQVRRMFYAEADTLEKLGRHDQIPQLLAYFEEDNEFYLVQEFIQGHPLSDELSGGQKLSESQVIELVEDVTRVLEFVHEHGVIHRDLKPENLMRRDRDQKLVLIDFGAVKTIIDTSLADTAPQTQMSVPVYTSGYAASEQCLGRPRFNSDLYSLGMIAIQALTGVRPSQFALDPKTYSIVWREHAVQQGSRAKVSDDFAAVLEKMTQFHFNDRYQSASEVVADLNQVKSSIFTQVPLSKIDRPRPRRSQNRLKFAALGLGVASIVGVSFWSLTRNDPPPAPIEQSLQPVSLGELSLNPLSNAPLKQAAIDEMKSENFPAAVKLLEKARQADKADPETLIYLNNARIGKEQAFTIAVVVPIRTQPQPSIEVLRGIAQAQDRINRTKAMKLRIAIASDDAKPELATAIASQLVNDSSILGVIGHGTSDTTYAAGKIYQAGELVAISPVSSAKDLSGFSQYVFRTMPSDELPAKQLAAHMMQRLKKRKVAIFFNSKNRYSRSLTDSFKDALYYGDKGQVVAEIDLSDPAIEIAESVNQAIKKGAEAILLAPNTELLDRALLVINANQKRLPILAGDALYSSRILTELGTLATGMTIAIPSAQTQLQNSPFEQQARSIWGRPAQWRSALGYDATQAMIAALQKAPTRNGIRATLSISNFAAIGAVNPVRFTSNGDREMAIALVQVTPAKSGQFTFRAIAK; this is encoded by the coding sequence ATGCTAGGACGACTTCTTGATGCCAGATACAAAATCATTCAGGCTCTAGGCTCTGGTGGCTTCGGGCAAACGTATATTGCAGAAGACACCCGCCGCCCTGGAAATCCTCGCTGTGTGCTGAAGCATTTGAGCTTTGCTTGCCAGGATGAAGCGATTTTGCGTCAAGTGCGTCGGATGTTTTACGCAGAGGCGGACACCCTGGAAAAATTAGGTCGGCATGACCAGATTCCGCAATTGCTCGCTTATTTTGAGGAAGATAACGAGTTTTATTTAGTTCAGGAATTCATTCAGGGACATCCTTTAAGTGATGAATTGAGCGGCGGTCAGAAATTATCAGAATCGCAAGTGATCGAGCTTGTGGAAGATGTGACTCGTGTTTTAGAGTTTGTGCACGAACATGGAGTGATCCATCGGGATCTGAAGCCTGAAAATCTGATGAGACGCGATCGCGATCAAAAGCTCGTTCTGATCGATTTCGGAGCCGTGAAAACGATCATTGATACCTCTCTCGCGGATACTGCTCCTCAAACTCAGATGAGCGTTCCGGTCTATACTTCCGGCTATGCTGCCAGCGAACAATGTTTAGGACGACCCAGATTTAATAGCGATTTGTATTCGCTTGGAATGATTGCGATTCAGGCATTAACTGGAGTTCGCCCGTCGCAATTTGCACTTGATCCCAAAACTTACAGTATTGTCTGGCGCGAACACGCAGTGCAGCAAGGCTCACGAGCAAAAGTCAGCGATGATTTTGCGGCAGTACTGGAGAAGATGACGCAGTTCCATTTTAACGATCGCTATCAATCCGCATCCGAAGTAGTAGCAGATCTCAATCAAGTCAAGTCTTCGATCTTTACGCAAGTTCCGCTGTCAAAGATCGATCGCCCGCGTCCGCGTCGATCGCAAAACCGTCTCAAATTTGCGGCACTTGGACTAGGAGTAGCTTCGATCGTGGGAGTCTCATTCTGGTCACTCACTCGCAACGATCCGCCACCTGCACCGATCGAGCAATCTCTACAACCTGTGAGTCTCGGAGAACTCTCGCTAAATCCGCTGTCAAATGCGCCTTTGAAGCAAGCCGCGATCGACGAAATGAAAAGCGAAAATTTTCCCGCAGCGGTGAAACTGCTAGAGAAAGCACGACAAGCGGATAAAGCTGATCCAGAAACGTTGATTTATCTAAACAATGCTCGAATTGGCAAAGAGCAAGCTTTTACGATCGCAGTTGTCGTTCCCATTCGCACCCAACCGCAACCGTCGATCGAAGTTCTTCGCGGAATTGCTCAAGCTCAGGATCGCATCAATCGCACCAAAGCGATGAAATTGAGAATTGCGATCGCGTCCGATGATGCAAAACCGGAATTAGCAACCGCGATCGCGTCCCAACTCGTGAATGATTCAAGCATTCTAGGGGTGATTGGACATGGAACCAGCGACACTACCTATGCAGCGGGCAAAATCTATCAAGCAGGCGAACTGGTTGCGATTTCTCCAGTGAGTTCTGCCAAAGATTTATCGGGTTTTAGTCAATACGTGTTTCGCACGATGCCGAGTGATGAATTACCAGCGAAACAGCTTGCGGCTCACATGATGCAGAGATTGAAGAAGCGTAAAGTCGCGATCTTTTTCAATTCCAAAAATCGCTACAGTCGATCGCTGACCGATTCGTTCAAAGATGCACTTTACTACGGCGATAAAGGTCAAGTCGTTGCAGAAATCGATCTGAGCGATCCCGCGATCGAGATTGCCGAAAGTGTGAATCAAGCGATCAAAAAAGGAGCCGAAGCGATTCTCCTAGCTCCCAATACTGAATTACTCGATCGTGCTTTATTAGTCATCAACGCCAATCAAAAACGCTTACCGATTCTGGCAGGCGACGCGCTTTATTCCTCTCGAATTCTGACCGAGTTAGGAACGCTTGCAACCGGAATGACCATTGCGATTCCATCGGCGCAAACTCAGTTACAGAATTCACCGTTTGAGCAGCAAGCGCGATCGATTTGGGGTAGACCCGCTCAATGGCGATCAGCGCTCGGTTATGATGCCACCCAAGCGATGATTGCCGCACTGCAAAAAGCACCAACCCGCAACGGCATTCGAGCGACGCTTTCAATCTCGAATTTTGCGGCAATTGGCGCTGTGAATCCGGTTCGATTTACGTCAAACGGCGATCGAGAAATGGCAATTGCCCTGGTGCAAGTGACTCCAGCAAAATCTGGGCAATTTACATTTCGAGCGATCGCAAAGTGA
- a CDS encoding glycosyltransferase family 2 protein: MPYSIHEIEVTQPLPTLTLSERDTGVGLIVRRYDRAIGFLMQPWDQPQIDADTIASWIAQKLSAKILQEAIRDEGESLEISHRPSLTVAICTKDRPEQLARCLNSLLKVQSDQVEIVVIDNAPSDDRTQKLVATLPTVRYVQEPKAGLNFARNRALEVANTELLAFLDDDVVVDRLWLDGLITAWAENPDAAAWTGLVLPYELETESQILFESRGGFGRGFEKIRYGQILPGNSLYPCGAGIFGAGCNMAFRRDILLKLDGFDEALDTGAPLPGGGDLDIFYRIIRSNNVLVYEPQYLVYHQHRRESEKLRRQYWSWGLGLMAFVAKSYQSDPSQRSQFQGLVKWWFQYQSKQLIKSWFGRHPLPATMILAEMWGGIRGLLGEYPRSQQRIEEIRRQSV, translated from the coding sequence ATGCCTTATTCAATTCACGAGATTGAAGTCACTCAACCTTTACCGACCTTAACGCTGTCTGAACGCGATACAGGGGTCGGCTTGATTGTGCGACGATACGATCGAGCAATCGGTTTTTTGATGCAGCCCTGGGATCAGCCTCAGATTGATGCAGATACGATCGCGTCCTGGATTGCCCAAAAGCTGAGTGCAAAAATACTTCAAGAAGCAATTCGCGATGAAGGGGAAAGCCTAGAAATTTCTCATCGTCCATCTTTAACCGTAGCAATCTGTACTAAAGATCGACCGGAGCAATTAGCTCGTTGTTTGAATTCGCTTTTGAAGGTGCAGTCTGATCAGGTTGAGATTGTTGTGATTGATAATGCACCGAGTGACGATCGCACTCAGAAGCTAGTTGCAACTCTGCCCACGGTTCGATATGTCCAAGAACCGAAAGCAGGTCTAAACTTTGCTCGAAATCGTGCTTTAGAAGTTGCAAACACAGAACTACTGGCGTTTTTGGATGATGATGTTGTGGTCGATCGATTGTGGTTAGACGGATTGATCACCGCTTGGGCAGAAAATCCAGATGCCGCAGCATGGACGGGATTAGTTTTACCGTATGAACTGGAGACTGAATCTCAGATTTTATTTGAAAGTCGAGGCGGGTTTGGTCGCGGTTTTGAGAAGATTCGCTATGGTCAAATTTTGCCCGGAAATTCGCTGTATCCCTGTGGGGCAGGTATTTTCGGGGCAGGGTGTAATATGGCATTTCGACGGGACATTCTCTTGAAACTGGACGGATTCGATGAAGCGTTAGATACAGGTGCGCCGCTTCCGGGGGGTGGTGATTTGGATATTTTCTATCGGATTATTCGATCGAACAATGTTCTTGTTTATGAGCCACAGTATTTGGTGTATCACCAACATCGTCGAGAATCTGAAAAATTGCGTCGCCAATATTGGTCTTGGGGGTTGGGATTGATGGCATTTGTCGCCAAGTCATATCAATCTGATCCTTCACAGCGCAGTCAATTTCAGGGATTGGTGAAATGGTGGTTCCAATATCAAAGTAAGCAATTGATCAAAAGCTGGTTTGGTCGGCATCCGTTACCCGCAACTATGATTTTGGCGGAAATGTGGGGCGGGATTCGGGGATTGTTGGGCGAATATCCGCGATCGCAGCAGCGCATTGAAGAGATCCGGAGGCAATCGGTATGA
- the nfi gene encoding deoxyribonuclease V (cleaves DNA at apurinic or apyrimidinic sites) produces MKIESRHDWALTAEDAIVIQQELRQEVITQDQFGAVNYVAGVDVGFEEEGAITRAAVAILTYPELEFCDHAIARRPTTFPYIPGFLSFREVPAVLDALEQVKTVPDLLLCDGQGLAHPRRFGIACHLGILTNLPAIGVAKSRLVGTHSEVPNERGAWVPLLHKTETIGAVLRTRMKTNPLYISSGHRISLESAIAYVMGCTTKYRLPETTRHAHKLASG; encoded by the coding sequence ATGAAAATTGAATCACGCCACGACTGGGCACTCACCGCAGAAGATGCGATCGTTATTCAGCAAGAACTTCGTCAAGAAGTCATCACTCAAGATCAGTTTGGTGCAGTGAATTACGTCGCGGGTGTCGATGTCGGATTTGAAGAAGAAGGCGCAATCACACGGGCAGCAGTGGCAATTCTGACGTATCCCGAATTAGAGTTTTGTGATCATGCGATCGCTCGTCGCCCGACAACTTTCCCTTACATTCCCGGCTTTCTCTCATTTCGCGAAGTGCCTGCGGTACTCGATGCCCTCGAACAAGTCAAAACTGTTCCTGATCTGCTGCTCTGTGATGGTCAAGGATTAGCGCATCCGAGACGATTCGGGATTGCTTGCCACCTGGGAATTTTGACAAACTTGCCCGCGATCGGCGTTGCAAAATCTCGACTCGTTGGAACGCATTCGGAAGTGCCAAACGAGCGGGGGGCTTGGGTTCCCTTGCTGCACAAAACAGAAACGATCGGAGCCGTTCTGAGAACGCGAATGAAAACGAATCCGCTGTATATTTCTTCGGGGCATCGGATTAGTTTAGAAAGTGCGATCGCATATGTGATGGGCTGCACCACAAAATACCGATTACCTGAAACGACCAGACATGCTCACAAACTTGCCAGCGGTTGA
- a CDS encoding glycosyltransferase family 2 protein has product MNSFKPWKVLHLDLSDPIPDLNANDHYQGLYLVIFWANIPLGHLELQMAQLPMVASELRNLILQAIAPSVGSHLLKTGFQGELPIDSPKTIPPDLTEVLALEKPLELMRSQTVTLPTESSVSVIVCTRDRPHALKDCLRSLQALDPPPFEVLVIDNAPSSDATYQIVAQMPNIRYVKEPRSGLSAARNRGIQESRGSILAFTDDDVAVHPHWTARLQQAFSEPRILAVTGLVLPTQLETESQFLFEKSFGGFGQGYRSKEFDSAFFQTMQGRGVPVWRMGAGANMAFRRSIFEKVGEFDQRLGAGRSGCSEDSELWYRILAEGGHCYYEPKAVVFHTHRTDLASLKSQMYQYMRGHVTALLIQFEHYRHWGNLRRLGIALPRYYLRRTIAQLLNRSRIPAEILSAEIRGCLAGLLFYWQNRQSRSNTNHE; this is encoded by the coding sequence ATGAATTCGTTTAAGCCCTGGAAAGTTTTGCATCTAGATCTGAGTGATCCGATTCCTGACTTAAACGCGAACGATCACTATCAGGGGCTGTATCTTGTCATCTTTTGGGCAAACATTCCTTTAGGACATTTAGAGCTTCAAATGGCTCAGTTACCAATGGTTGCTTCTGAGTTGAGAAACTTAATTTTGCAAGCGATCGCGCCTTCTGTTGGTTCGCATCTACTCAAAACAGGCTTTCAAGGAGAGCTACCGATTGACTCACCTAAAACAATTCCACCAGATCTAACGGAGGTCTTAGCGTTAGAGAAACCGTTGGAATTGATGCGATCGCAGACTGTAACGTTACCGACAGAATCTTCAGTTTCGGTGATTGTCTGTACCCGCGATCGTCCCCATGCTCTGAAAGATTGTTTGCGATCGCTTCAAGCCCTCGATCCGCCACCGTTCGAGGTTTTAGTCATTGATAATGCACCGAGTTCTGATGCCACTTATCAGATTGTGGCTCAAATGCCGAACATTCGATATGTGAAAGAACCGCGATCGGGCTTGAGTGCGGCTCGAAATCGAGGGATTCAAGAAAGTCGCGGCAGCATTCTTGCTTTTACCGATGATGATGTTGCCGTTCATCCTCACTGGACAGCCCGACTGCAACAAGCCTTTTCTGAACCCCGCATCCTGGCAGTTACCGGATTAGTGTTGCCCACTCAGCTTGAAACCGAATCGCAATTTCTGTTTGAAAAAAGCTTTGGTGGATTCGGTCAGGGATATCGCTCAAAAGAGTTTGATTCAGCGTTTTTTCAAACGATGCAGGGGCGAGGAGTTCCTGTTTGGAGAATGGGCGCAGGGGCAAATATGGCATTTCGTCGCAGTATATTTGAGAAAGTCGGGGAATTTGATCAGCGATTGGGCGCAGGTCGATCGGGCTGTAGCGAAGATTCTGAACTGTGGTATCGCATTTTAGCCGAAGGAGGTCACTGTTACTATGAACCGAAAGCGGTCGTCTTTCACACGCATCGAACCGATTTAGCGAGTCTCAAATCTCAGATGTATCAGTATATGCGGGGTCATGTGACGGCTTTATTGATTCAGTTTGAGCACTATCGACATTGGGGCAATCTGCGTCGATTGGGAATTGCATTGCCTCGATACTATTTGAGAAGAACGATCGCGCAACTATTAAATCGAAGCCGAATTCCCGCTGAGATTTTAAGCGCCGAAATTCGAGGCTGTTTAGCTGGACTATTGTTTTATTGGCAAAATCGGCAATCTCGAAGCAATACCAATCATGAGTAA
- a CDS encoding ABC transporter ATP-binding protein: MSATILNVRNLQVQFKTDERVVKAVDGISFQVQSGRTLGIVGESGSGKSVTSLAVMRLIPNPPGRVTGGEIWFQPEEAQEPINLLALPEKRMQAYRGEQISMIFQEPMSSLNPVYTCGFQLVEAIRQHQDISQSEARRQAASLLQEVRVLPSDEELKGRILEERDRRPSQTELDQEINRAKTAMLDRYPHELSGGQLQRIMIAMAIACNPTLLIADEPTTALDVTVQATILDLLRELRDRRGMGMMFITHDLGLIAEIADDVAVMYEGKIVEYGSVLDIFANPKHPYTKGLLTCRPQPDRRLRFLPTVSDFMDVSMLPTGEKLIQAKRRDVDTALAEAEEVSEAEFAQRLKTLQQKEPLVSVQNLQVAFPIRGVFGQTKRYTMAVNDVSFDVYPGETLGLVGESGCGKSTLARTLIRLIEPKQGKIFFEKEDILKLSKNRVRQLRRDAQIIFQNPYSSLDPRMNIGDAVMEPLLIYGRGNRKEFKERVEYLLQRVGLDPKWINRYPHEFSGGQRQRICIARSLALNPKFIICDESVSALDVSVQAQVLNLLKELQSEFGLTYIFISHDLSVVKFMSDRIIVMNRGKIEEIGTADTIYRKPQTPYTRQLISAIPIGSIDRIRERQQQRSA, translated from the coding sequence ATGAGCGCTACCATCCTGAACGTCCGTAACCTTCAAGTTCAATTTAAGACCGATGAACGAGTGGTAAAAGCGGTTGACGGCATCTCGTTTCAAGTGCAAAGTGGACGAACACTCGGAATCGTAGGCGAATCAGGGTCAGGAAAATCTGTCACCTCGCTGGCGGTGATGCGATTGATTCCAAATCCACCGGGACGAGTAACAGGCGGCGAGATCTGGTTTCAACCCGAAGAGGCTCAAGAACCGATCAATCTCCTCGCCCTGCCCGAAAAGCGAATGCAGGCATACCGAGGCGAGCAGATTTCGATGATTTTCCAGGAGCCGATGAGTTCGCTCAATCCGGTGTACACCTGCGGATTTCAGTTAGTCGAAGCCATTCGACAGCATCAAGACATTTCGCAATCTGAAGCGCGACGGCAAGCAGCTTCATTACTTCAAGAAGTTCGAGTGCTGCCCTCGGATGAAGAACTAAAGGGGCGTATTCTCGAAGAGCGCGATCGCAGACCGAGCCAAACCGAACTCGATCAAGAAATTAATCGCGCTAAAACAGCAATGCTCGATCGCTATCCGCACGAACTTTCTGGCGGACAATTGCAGCGGATCATGATTGCAATGGCGATCGCGTGTAATCCCACGCTCTTAATCGCAGACGAACCGACCACAGCCCTTGATGTCACAGTACAAGCTACGATTCTCGATCTGCTGCGAGAATTACGCGATCGACGCGGCATGGGCATGATGTTTATCACACACGATCTCGGTTTGATTGCAGAAATCGCCGATGATGTCGCGGTGATGTACGAAGGCAAAATCGTAGAGTATGGCTCGGTTCTAGACATTTTTGCGAATCCGAAACACCCGTATACAAAAGGCTTACTGACTTGCCGACCTCAGCCCGATCGACGGTTGCGATTCTTGCCGACGGTTTCGGACTTCATGGATGTCTCAATGCTGCCAACTGGAGAGAAACTCATTCAGGCAAAACGGCGCGATGTCGATACGGCACTAGCGGAAGCGGAAGAAGTGAGCGAAGCGGAATTTGCTCAACGCTTGAAAACGCTTCAGCAAAAAGAGCCTTTGGTTTCGGTTCAAAATCTACAAGTGGCGTTTCCGATTCGTGGTGTGTTTGGTCAAACGAAGCGCTACACGATGGCAGTGAATGATGTTTCGTTCGATGTGTATCCGGGTGAAACACTCGGACTGGTGGGCGAATCAGGCTGCGGTAAATCGACTTTGGCACGAACCTTAATTCGATTGATCGAACCGAAACAAGGCAAGATTTTCTTTGAGAAAGAAGACATTCTCAAGCTCTCAAAAAATCGGGTGCGTCAATTGCGGCGCGATGCCCAAATTATTTTCCAGAATCCTTACAGTTCACTCGATCCAAGAATGAACATTGGCGATGCGGTGATGGAACCATTGCTGATTTATGGACGAGGCAACCGCAAAGAATTCAAAGAACGAGTCGAGTATCTATTACAGCGCGTTGGACTCGATCCGAAATGGATCAATCGCTATCCGCACGAATTTTCGGGAGGACAGCGGCAGCGGATTTGTATTGCTCGATCGCTTGCCCTCAATCCCAAATTCATTATCTGTGATGAATCAGTTTCAGCCCTTGATGTCTCAGTTCAAGCGCAAGTGTTGAACCTGCTGAAAGAATTACAGTCTGAATTCGGCTTAACCTATATCTTCATCTCGCACGATTTGAGCGTCGTGAAATTTATGAGCGATCGCATTATCGTCATGAATCGCGGCAAGATCGAGGAAATCGGCACCGCTGATACAATCTATCGAAAACCACAAACGCCGTACACCCGTCAATTGATTTCGGCGATTCCGATTGGATCAATCGATCGCATTCGAGAACGGCAACAACAGCGATCCGCCTAA
- a CDS encoding asparaginase produces MTRGRKIQATAELEVRLLREGITESVHHAQAVICDDRGRLLLCAGSPETATFARSVLKPFQAIAVTASGTLERFNLSDRDLAIICSSHRGTIEQVRQVFNILWRSDVDPTALQCPIPDGKQSRLQYNCSGKHAGMLAVSQQLGYPLNNYLHYNHPVQQLILSKLAELLKNPAEEFIPARDDCGAPTYFMQLRQLAWLYAQLASGGNLDMERILRAMTHHPTMVAGEGEFDTELMRLTEGELVSKTGAEGVQCIGRVGEGMGLAIKVMDGAKRAKYAIAIHVLRQMGWISPSIAENLAETYITLGRYKRLEVAGDLSML; encoded by the coding sequence ATGACTAGGGGAAGAAAAATTCAAGCCACCGCAGAACTTGAAGTCCGGTTACTGCGCGAAGGGATCACAGAATCAGTTCATCACGCTCAGGCGGTCATTTGTGACGATCGTGGACGCTTGCTTTTATGTGCAGGTAGCCCCGAAACCGCAACATTTGCTCGATCCGTCTTAAAGCCATTTCAAGCGATCGCAGTCACCGCATCCGGGACACTAGAGCGATTTAACTTAAGCGATCGAGATTTAGCGATCATTTGCAGTTCGCATCGCGGCACGATCGAACAAGTCCGCCAAGTGTTCAACATTCTTTGGCGCTCAGATGTTGATCCCACTGCCCTTCAATGCCCAATTCCCGACGGCAAACAAAGTCGTCTGCAATATAACTGCTCTGGAAAACATGCTGGAATGTTAGCCGTTTCTCAACAGCTCGGCTACCCGCTCAATAACTATTTGCACTACAATCACCCGGTTCAGCAATTGATTCTGAGCAAACTGGCAGAACTGCTGAAAAATCCGGCTGAAGAGTTCATTCCCGCTCGTGACGACTGCGGCGCACCGACGTACTTTATGCAGCTTCGTCAACTCGCTTGGCTGTATGCTCAACTGGCATCAGGCGGAAACTTAGACATGGAGCGAATTCTTAGAGCCATGACGCATCATCCGACGATGGTCGCAGGTGAAGGAGAATTTGACACCGAACTGATGCGGCTCACCGAAGGCGAACTGGTCAGTAAAACAGGCGCAGAAGGTGTTCAGTGTATTGGTCGGGTTGGCGAAGGAATGGGACTAGCGATCAAGGTGATGGACGGCGCGAAACGGGCGAAATACGCGATCGCAATTCATGTCCTGCGCCAAATGGGTTGGATTAGCCCCTCGATCGCAGAAAATCTCGCGGAAACCTACATCACACTCGGACGCTACAAACGATTAGAAGTTGCGGGCGATCTGTCAATGCTTTAG
- a CDS encoding type II toxin-antitoxin system VapC family toxin, with protein MNLVADTHTIIWYLTRPQELSETALSVLDGASDLGDLIYLSAISLVEICYLVERDRIPASILERLQVELSAEDAGIKIAALDQLIAFAIQQIDRSTVPEMPDRIIAATAYHLSLPLVTRDHRIRQLQTIQTIW; from the coding sequence ATGAACCTTGTTGCGGATACTCATACGATTATTTGGTATCTTACTCGACCACAAGAATTATCAGAAACTGCTTTATCCGTTCTAGATGGTGCGTCTGACTTAGGCGATCTCATTTACTTATCTGCCATTTCACTCGTCGAGATTTGCTACTTAGTAGAACGCGATCGTATTCCTGCATCAATCCTAGAGCGATTGCAAGTCGAACTCTCAGCAGAAGACGCAGGCATTAAAATCGCGGCACTGGATCAATTGATCGCATTTGCCATTCAACAAATTGATCGATCCACGGTTCCCGAAATGCCCGATCGCATTATTGCCGCAACCGCTTATCATCTAAGCTTGCCACTTGTGACCCGCGATCATAGAATTCGACAACTTCAAACCATTCAAACGATTTGGTGA
- a CDS encoding class I SAM-dependent methyltransferase: MMYKQALPDFLSRNPFPHPLTQGFFYREKMRAIHRIAPDRAFETILEVGGGQGGLTALLYPRSQITNLDLDPRYAAAPCNQQAQVRFICGDATALPFDDESFDAVTMFDVLEHIPDHKSAIAEAFRVLRPDGFLLVSTPNEHWQFPYYALMKPICPAESEVMAEWGHVRRGYTLADLTALIDVPCQGSATFINPVTVVGHDIAFSKLPGRVQRSLCTLLSPMIWLSYALHRPESKGTETASAWQKSSGLLFGHLHDLSPSP; encoded by the coding sequence ATGATGTATAAACAAGCGTTACCAGACTTTTTATCTCGAAATCCGTTTCCTCATCCCTTGACTCAAGGTTTCTTCTACCGTGAGAAAATGCGGGCAATTCATCGCATTGCACCCGATCGAGCTTTTGAAACGATTCTCGAAGTCGGGGGCGGTCAGGGTGGACTCACCGCATTGCTGTATCCGCGATCGCAAATTACTAATCTCGATCTCGATCCCCGATACGCTGCTGCGCCTTGCAATCAGCAAGCTCAAGTTCGCTTTATTTGTGGCGATGCGACTGCGCTACCGTTTGACGATGAAAGCTTTGATGCGGTCACAATGTTTGATGTGCTCGAACACATCCCGGATCATAAAAGCGCGATCGCTGAAGCGTTCCGAGTCTTGCGCCCCGATGGATTTCTGCTGGTTAGCACTCCGAATGAGCACTGGCAATTTCCTTACTATGCGCTGATGAAGCCAATTTGTCCGGCTGAATCTGAAGTGATGGCAGAATGGGGTCATGTTCGACGCGGATATACTTTAGCTGACCTCACCGCGTTAATTGATGTTCCTTGCCAAGGTTCTGCCACGTTTATCAATCCGGTGACTGTGGTTGGACATGACATTGCGTTTTCTAAGTTACCAGGACGAGTTCAGCGATCGCTCTGTACGTTACTTAGTCCTATGATTTGGTTGAGCTATGCACTGCATCGTCCAGAATCAAAAGGCACAGAAACCGCGTCCGCATGGCAAAAATCGTCTGGGTTACTTTTCGGACATTTGCATGATTTGTCGCCATCGCCATAA
- a CDS encoding glycosyltransferase family 2 protein, protein MICNSLVSVIIPAYNAEAFIGQTLDSVLEQTYQDFEIIVVDDGSGDRTAEIVESYAQRDRRIRLIRQANSGVAAARNLAIEASNGEYISPIDADDIWYPEKLEKQVRCIEAADETVGLVYSWSVYLNEAGEIMGRYIADQDFTAAEGHVFNGLLYFNFLDNASTALFRRSCIDRVGGYNCNLRAQEAQGCEDWDIYIRIAEQYSVRVVPEYLIGYRQYVGSMATNAPVMAKSYEVMMSEVQQRNPNIPDRLCRWSKSTFYNYLIGKSYVSGDYRSMFVWVARCLSVDRVVLLRPGLYKVVLFAIVSFITRPFTLLVWKDQRDWLNFVQQFKRSRSTMTIDEINHLTTQQQPAIWRPYDRVLLWRWRQIMQMSEK, encoded by the coding sequence ATGATTTGCAATTCGCTGGTATCGGTGATTATTCCGGCTTACAACGCAGAAGCCTTTATTGGGCAGACATTAGACTCGGTTTTGGAGCAAACTTATCAGGATTTTGAGATTATTGTGGTGGATGATGGTTCGGGTGATCGAACTGCCGAAATCGTAGAATCATATGCTCAGCGCGATCGCCGAATTCGGTTAATTCGACAAGCAAATTCAGGAGTCGCAGCCGCTCGAAATCTAGCCATTGAAGCCTCAAACGGTGAGTACATTTCCCCGATCGATGCGGATGATATCTGGTATCCCGAAAAGCTCGAAAAGCAAGTTCGCTGCATTGAAGCCGCTGATGAAACCGTTGGATTAGTCTACTCGTGGTCGGTTTATCTGAACGAAGCTGGAGAAATTATGGGTCGATACATTGCTGATCAGGATTTCACTGCTGCTGAAGGTCACGTCTTTAACGGATTGCTGTATTTTAATTTTCTAGATAATGCTAGCACTGCCTTGTTTCGTCGAAGTTGTATCGATCGCGTCGGTGGCTATAACTGCAATCTCAGAGCGCAAGAGGCTCAAGGTTGCGAAGATTGGGATATTTATATTCGTATTGCTGAACAGTATTCTGTGCGCGTGGTGCCTGAATATCTAATCGGATATCGGCAGTATGTCGGGAGCATGGCAACGAATGCTCCCGTGATGGCGAAATCCTATGAAGTGATGATGAGCGAGGTGCAACAGCGCAATCCGAACATTCCCGATCGCCTTTGTCGCTGGTCAAAAAGTACCTTCTATAACTATCTGATCGGGAAAAGCTATGTGAGCGGCGATTATCGGAGTATGTTTGTTTGGGTTGCTCGCTGTTTGAGTGTCGATCGCGTCGTGCTTCTGCGTCCCGGACTCTACAAGGTTGTATTGTTTGCGATCGTGAGTTTCATCACTCGCCCCTTCACTTTGCTCGTTTGGAAAGACCAACGAGATTGGCTGAACTTTGTGCAGCAATTTAAGCGATCGAGATCAACAATGACGATCGATGAGATTAATCATCTGACAACTCAACAACAGCCAGCGATTTGGCGACCTTACGATCGCGTTCTTTTATGGCGATGGCGACAAATCATGCAAATGTCCGAAAAGTAA